One Penaeus chinensis breed Huanghai No. 1 chromosome 12, ASM1920278v2, whole genome shotgun sequence DNA segment encodes these proteins:
- the LOC125031105 gene encoding protease-associated domain-containing protein 1-like isoform X2 yields the protein MSASGRKCSHVLKGVRLVLADPLECCSLPYNAIEMQGAVALVARGDCSFVSKAIKAEQSGAVAVIVMDNNIDNDELYIEMVDDNTNRKPAIPAAFLLGRSGFMITKTLRDRHMEAAIINIPVNLTSVPFHKLNQPPWILW from the exons ATGAGTGCGTCCGGCAGGAAATGT AGTCATGTACTTAAGGGCGTGAGACTGGTGTTAGCAGATCCACTAGAATGCTGTTCGTTACCCTACAACGCAATAGAAATGCAAGGGGCAGTTGCACTGGTAGCTAGAGG AGATTGTTCTTTTGTCAGTAAGGCTATAAAGGCAGAGCAGTCTGGAGCTGTTGCAGTCATTGTTAtggacaacaatattgataatgatgaactaTACATTGAGATGGTGGATGACAATACCAACAGGAAACCTGCAATTCCTGCAGCATTCTTACTTGGTAGAAGTGG atttatgataacgaagaccTTACGTGATAGGCACATGGAGGCAGCTATAATCAACATTCCTGTTAATCTTACATCGGTGCCGTTCCATAAATTAAATCAGCCACCATGGATTCTATGGTGA
- the LOC125031105 gene encoding PRADC1-like protein isoform X1, translated as MWKNVLISLFLAVGFCPHECVRQEMFSNAIWNEATIYDFIEDDIFFEIIYPDELSYTYRLRQAKNFGEAFSHVLKGVRLVLADPLECCSLPYNAIEMQGAVALVARGDCSFVSKAIKAEQSGAVAVIVMDNNIDNDELYIEMVDDNTNRKPAIPAAFLLGRSGFMITKTLRDRHMEAAIINIPVNLTSVPFHKLNQPPWILW; from the exons ATGTGGAAGAACGTTTTAATAAGCCTATTCTTAGCCGTGGGATTCTGTCCTCATGAGTGCGTCCGGCAGGAAATGT TTTCAAATGCAATATGGAATGAAGCTACTATTTATGACTTTATAGAAgatgatatattttttgaaatcATCTATCCTGACGAACTAAGCTACACATATCGGCTGAGGCAAGCGAAGAACTTTGGGGAGGCTTTT AGTCATGTACTTAAGGGCGTGAGACTGGTGTTAGCAGATCCACTAGAATGCTGTTCGTTACCCTACAACGCAATAGAAATGCAAGGGGCAGTTGCACTGGTAGCTAGAGG AGATTGTTCTTTTGTCAGTAAGGCTATAAAGGCAGAGCAGTCTGGAGCTGTTGCAGTCATTGTTAtggacaacaatattgataatgatgaactaTACATTGAGATGGTGGATGACAATACCAACAGGAAACCTGCAATTCCTGCAGCATTCTTACTTGGTAGAAGTGG atttatgataacgaagaccTTACGTGATAGGCACATGGAGGCAGCTATAATCAACATTCCTGTTAATCTTACATCGGTGCCGTTCCATAAATTAAATCAGCCACCATGGATTCTATGGTGA